Proteins co-encoded in one Gleimia hominis genomic window:
- a CDS encoding alanine/glycine:cation symporter family protein: MTTLMNGVASAVQWAAQMLYSWVLVFLLIGVGIYLTIYMRGVQIRHFPNMIRALKGARSIKGQEVSSFQAFAVGLGTRIGIGNIGGVALALIMGGPGAIFWMWIVAAVGMATSFVECVLAQIFKSEVEPGIYRGGPAYYISRALGWKRVAAVSACISVVASGLAVPMVQVNTVASTLGANHGVPTWVTMLIFLVLLAPVILGGMYSVARASEYLTPIMAGLYILVTIAVLALNPAAAAAAFGWIITAAFGPTQVAGGVTGGLFVALVNGARRGLFSNEAGLGTTPNNAGAATVAHPVQQGLVQSLGVFIDTIVVCTATALLILVSGAYHPAMPTQAAGSLTAQAVTSSLGSWMALPMSLMIFVFGYTSAYGAYSHGQVALDHLSRRPAVTLVYRAAAVLAASAGAIVNLPVAWALSDLLLGLGAIINLVAIVVLVRWVRLVLQDWESLKRRGKPLVFNANRYPELRELTQEGVWNGELR, translated from the coding sequence ATGACGACATTAATGAACGGGGTAGCAAGCGCAGTGCAATGGGCGGCGCAAATGCTCTATTCATGGGTCCTAGTCTTCCTTCTGATTGGGGTGGGCATATACCTCACCATCTACATGCGGGGCGTGCAAATCCGCCACTTCCCAAACATGATCCGCGCACTCAAAGGGGCGCGCAGCATCAAAGGGCAAGAAGTCAGTTCCTTCCAAGCCTTCGCCGTTGGCCTGGGCACGCGCATTGGAATCGGAAACATCGGGGGCGTGGCACTCGCTCTTATTATGGGTGGGCCAGGCGCGATCTTCTGGATGTGGATCGTGGCCGCAGTCGGGATGGCAACCTCATTCGTTGAATGCGTACTCGCGCAAATCTTCAAATCAGAAGTAGAACCCGGTATTTACCGAGGCGGACCCGCCTACTACATTTCCCGCGCCCTGGGGTGGAAACGCGTGGCCGCGGTTTCGGCGTGCATTTCCGTCGTCGCATCCGGCTTGGCCGTGCCCATGGTGCAGGTCAACACGGTTGCGTCCACCCTCGGGGCGAACCACGGCGTACCCACGTGGGTGACGATGCTGATCTTCCTCGTCCTCCTCGCACCCGTGATCTTGGGCGGCATGTACTCGGTGGCGCGTGCCTCCGAGTATTTAACACCCATCATGGCGGGCCTGTACATTTTGGTGACGATCGCGGTGCTGGCGCTGAACCCCGCTGCCGCAGCCGCCGCCTTCGGGTGGATAATCACCGCTGCATTCGGCCCCACCCAAGTGGCGGGTGGCGTGACCGGCGGGTTGTTCGTAGCGTTGGTGAACGGGGCGCGCCGCGGCCTGTTCTCTAACGAAGCTGGCCTGGGCACCACCCCGAACAACGCGGGGGCAGCCACCGTCGCCCACCCGGTGCAGCAAGGCCTCGTGCAATCACTGGGCGTGTTCATCGACACGATTGTGGTGTGCACCGCCACCGCTTTGCTGATCCTCGTTTCGGGCGCCTACCATCCCGCGATGCCGACGCAAGCTGCGGGTTCCTTAACTGCCCAAGCTGTGACCTCCTCCTTGGGCTCGTGGATGGCATTGCCGATGTCCCTGATGATCTTCGTGTTTGGCTACACGTCGGCGTACGGCGCATACTCGCACGGGCAGGTGGCGCTCGATCATCTGAGTCGCAGGCCGGCGGTCACGTTGGTTTATCGGGCGGCCGCAGTGTTGGCAGCATCTGCCGGCGCAATTGTGAACTTGCCCGTTGCTTGGGCATTATCTGACTTACTCTTGGGGTTGGGCGCTATTATTAACCTCGTGGCCATCGTCGTGTTGGTGCGGTGGGTGCGTTTGGTGCTGCAGGATTGGGAGAGTTTGAAGCGGCGCGGCAAACCACTCGTGTTCAATGCAAACCGATACCCCGAATTGCGTGAACTCACGCAAGAGGGCGTGTGGAATGGTGAGCTACGGTAA
- a CDS encoding alanine/glycine:cation symporter family protein: MITRILSTLENTLMWAVDMLYSWVLLFLLIGVGLALTAYLKGVQFRHFKDMVRSLANSRTASRNGISSFQAFAVGIGTRIGIGNIGGVALALIMGGPGAIFWMWIVAAVGMASSFVESVLAQLFKVRHADGTFRGGPAYYLRQGLNCKPAAVVFAAITVLACGFAVPMVQVNTVAATFAANHGVPTYSTMLFFLLLLAPVILGGIRSVARASEYLAPIMAGAYVVITLVVLVLHPGQALAALTSIFTAAFGPTQVAGGVTGGLFVALVNGARRGLFSNEAGLGTTPNAAGAAAVDHPVQQGFLQAFGVFVDTIVVCTATALLILVSGVYTPGMDPAAAGSLTAQAVTSSLGSWMALPMSLIIFIFGYTSAYGAYSYGQVALDSLTSNRAASWGFRVLAVAVAGLGAVVKLPVVWALSDFLLGLGGIINLVAIVVLVRWVRVALEDWEKQTQLGTRPVFNAGKYPRLRPILENRVWSEGSDRKVQ, translated from the coding sequence ATGATTACCAGGATTCTTTCGACACTTGAAAACACGCTCATGTGGGCAGTGGACATGCTGTACTCGTGGGTCCTACTGTTCCTGCTGATCGGCGTTGGCCTGGCGTTAACCGCGTACCTGAAGGGCGTGCAATTTCGACATTTCAAAGACATGGTCCGCTCGCTAGCGAACTCGCGGACAGCAAGCCGAAATGGGATCTCCTCATTCCAAGCGTTCGCAGTTGGAATCGGCACGCGCATCGGCATTGGAAACATCGGTGGGGTGGCGCTTGCCCTAATTATGGGTGGGCCCGGCGCGATCTTCTGGATGTGGATCGTCGCCGCGGTCGGAATGGCATCCTCATTCGTCGAATCCGTACTGGCACAACTATTCAAAGTCCGCCACGCAGACGGCACGTTCCGCGGCGGGCCAGCGTACTACCTGCGGCAAGGTCTGAACTGTAAACCAGCGGCCGTAGTGTTTGCCGCAATCACGGTACTCGCCTGCGGATTCGCCGTACCCATGGTGCAGGTCAACACCGTGGCCGCCACGTTTGCTGCCAACCACGGGGTACCCACGTACTCCACAATGCTGTTCTTCCTGTTGCTACTCGCACCCGTGATCCTAGGGGGAATCCGTTCCGTAGCCCGCGCGTCCGAATACTTAGCGCCCATCATGGCCGGCGCCTACGTGGTCATCACCCTCGTGGTGCTTGTCCTGCACCCCGGCCAAGCGCTCGCGGCCCTAACCAGCATTTTCACCGCCGCATTCGGACCCACCCAAGTAGCTGGTGGCGTAACCGGCGGATTGTTCGTCGCCCTCGTGAACGGGGCGCGCCGCGGCTTGTTCTCTAACGAAGCCGGGCTGGGCACCACCCCGAACGCGGCCGGCGCAGCCGCGGTAGACCACCCCGTGCAACAAGGATTCTTGCAAGCCTTCGGCGTGTTCGTAGACACCATCGTCGTGTGCACCGCCACCGCCCTACTGATCCTCGTGTCTGGCGTTTACACCCCGGGCATGGACCCGGCGGCAGCGGGCTCGTTAACCGCCCAAGCCGTCACTTCCTCCCTGGGTTCGTGGATGGCACTCCCCATGTCGCTAATCATCTTTATATTTGGATACACCTCCGCCTACGGTGCATACTCTTATGGGCAAGTTGCACTGGACTCACTGACCTCCAACCGCGCGGCCTCGTGGGGCTTTCGCGTACTAGCCGTGGCCGTAGCCGGGTTGGGAGCCGTCGTTAAACTACCGGTCGTGTGGGCACTGTCGGATTTCCTCCTCGGCCTGGGCGGAATCATCAACCTCGTCGCCATCGTCGTGTTGGTGCGGTGGGTGCGGGTCGCGCTCGAAGATTGGGAGAAACAAACCCAACTCGGTACGCGCCCCGTGTTTAACGCCGGTAAGTATCCCCGCCTCAGGCCAATCCTGGAAAACAGGGTGTGGTCTGAGGGTAGTGATAGGAAGGTGCAGTAA